A section of the Sandaracinaceae bacterium genome encodes:
- a CDS encoding UvrD-helicase domain-containing protein, with the protein MVALNPAQSAAVEHGDGPLLVLAGAGSGKTRVITHRIARLCERGIPPEQILAVSFTNKAAAEMSERMIPLVGRNRADRLWLSTFHSFGVRFLSEETKALGYPTRFVIFDQGDAMGVVREIVKREGLAERQMDLYSVHSRISLWKNQGITPENAPQNDFEYDVVAREVYPHYEAALRNMCAVDFDDLVYLPVKLLQSKPALREKWRNRFRYMLVDEFQDTNRIQLDLVQALANDRGNVCVVGDDDQSIYGWRGAEVGNILDFDQHFGGATIIKLEDNYRSRSPILEVANAAIARSKRKRHDKVLRSFKGPGPKVRLVNLTDQEHEAKFVAHEIRVLRKEGHDIGEMAVLYRSNLQARPIEEELRVQGLPYRLYGGTQFFDRKEVKDAVAYLRVVVNPYDELSLRRVINYPTRGIGDTTIQRMTQWSLAYGKSFADALRMIDQIPDVPDQAKRGARMLSAGLARARDNFSAGTNLAGAARQLFTDVGLERLIKEDKNPSVQKRWGNVEYVLRSLEKYEAKPGGERPSVGQFLTRITMKMDQEAEETGARVTLSSLHASKGLEFDVVFLIGLNEGQLPHSRTTDPKVTEAAPTDVEEERRLFYVGVTRAREQLYLTRPKRKVLRGKVTPLVPTRFFEGLPEEHLEHFERELDAPVEADEAVAIGQALLAQLRGK; encoded by the coding sequence ACGGCGACGGGCCCTTGCTGGTGCTCGCCGGGGCTGGCAGCGGCAAGACACGCGTGATCACCCATCGCATCGCGCGGCTGTGCGAGCGCGGCATCCCGCCCGAGCAGATCCTCGCCGTCTCGTTCACGAACAAGGCCGCGGCGGAGATGTCCGAGCGCATGATCCCGCTCGTCGGACGCAACCGCGCCGACCGCCTCTGGCTCAGCACCTTCCACAGCTTCGGCGTGCGCTTCCTGAGCGAGGAGACCAAGGCGCTCGGCTACCCGACGCGCTTCGTCATCTTCGACCAGGGCGACGCGATGGGCGTGGTCCGCGAGATCGTCAAGCGCGAGGGCCTCGCCGAGCGCCAGATGGACCTCTACTCGGTGCACTCCCGGATCTCGCTCTGGAAGAACCAGGGGATCACGCCCGAGAACGCGCCGCAGAACGACTTCGAGTACGACGTCGTCGCGCGCGAGGTCTACCCGCACTACGAGGCCGCGCTCCGGAACATGTGCGCGGTCGACTTCGACGACCTCGTCTACCTCCCGGTGAAGCTCCTCCAGAGCAAGCCCGCCCTGCGCGAGAAGTGGCGCAACCGCTTCCGCTACATGCTCGTCGACGAGTTCCAGGACACCAACCGCATCCAGCTCGATCTCGTGCAAGCGCTCGCGAACGACCGCGGCAACGTCTGCGTGGTCGGCGACGACGACCAGTCCATCTACGGCTGGCGCGGCGCGGAGGTCGGCAACATCCTCGACTTCGACCAGCACTTTGGCGGCGCGACGATCATCAAGCTCGAGGACAACTACCGCTCGCGCTCGCCGATACTCGAGGTCGCCAACGCCGCCATCGCTCGCTCCAAGCGCAAGCGGCACGACAAGGTCCTGCGCTCGTTCAAGGGCCCGGGCCCGAAGGTGCGACTCGTGAACCTGACCGATCAGGAGCACGAGGCGAAGTTCGTCGCGCACGAGATCCGCGTGCTCCGCAAAGAGGGCCACGACATCGGCGAGATGGCGGTGCTCTACCGGTCGAACCTCCAGGCGCGGCCCATCGAGGAGGAGCTCCGCGTGCAGGGGCTGCCCTACCGCCTCTACGGCGGCACGCAGTTCTTCGATCGCAAGGAGGTCAAGGACGCCGTCGCGTATCTCCGGGTCGTGGTCAACCCGTACGACGAGCTGTCGCTGCGGCGCGTGATCAACTACCCCACCCGCGGCATCGGCGACACGACCATCCAGCGCATGACGCAGTGGTCGCTCGCGTACGGCAAGAGCTTCGCGGACGCGCTCCGCATGATCGATCAGATCCCCGACGTGCCCGATCAGGCCAAGCGCGGCGCGCGCATGCTGAGCGCGGGGCTGGCCCGCGCGCGCGACAACTTCTCGGCCGGGACCAACCTCGCGGGCGCCGCGCGCCAGCTCTTCACGGACGTGGGGCTCGAGCGGCTCATCAAGGAGGACAAGAACCCCTCCGTGCAGAAGCGATGGGGCAACGTCGAGTACGTGCTGCGCTCGCTCGAGAAGTACGAGGCGAAGCCGGGCGGCGAGCGGCCGAGCGTCGGCCAGTTCCTGACCCGCATCACGATGAAGATGGACCAGGAGGCCGAGGAGACCGGCGCGCGCGTGACGCTCTCGAGCCTTCACGCGAGCAAGGGCCTCGAGTTCGACGTCGTCTTCCTCATCGGGCTCAACGAGGGCCAGCTCCCGCACAGCCGCACCACCGACCCGAAGGTGACCGAGGCGGCGCCGACCGACGTCGAGGAGGAGCGCCGGCTCTTCTACGTGGGCGTCACGCGCGCCCGCGAGCAGCTCTACCTGACCCGCCCCAAGCGCAAGGTCCTGCGCGGCAAGGTCACCCCGCTCGTGCCGACCCGCTTCTTCGAGGGGCTGCCCGAGGAGCACCTGGAGCACTTCGAGCGAGAGCTCGACGCGCCGGTCGAGGCGGACGAGGCGGTGGCGATCGGCCAGGCGCTCCTCGCGCAGCTCCGCGGCAAGTGA
- a CDS encoding porin has product MKLTNRLLSLAFTCGVALPAYAQEVDLDTPAEEAEPAITTVAELEADVTPEPAPEATLPAPTAAIEQAPVADAADAEPVPPAAAPEEPPEPAAEATPPAPEAAWTDDLSLSLFADGYAQAIWTANDPFGGDRGMMLSHRPFTHVGGLTLSFLGLDVAYEDGPIGATVNLRFGTSTPRLLGPTSGLPDGMQFVKQAFVSWRPVDRFQIDFGQFDTIYGAEVSESWQNPTYSRGALYNLVQPFYHTGFRVSYAPTESVTLTGLAVNGWNNVIDNNDMKSFGAQLSYSEGALTVSAGYLGGPEGDGENELWRHFGDVVVGLDLGALTISANADYSAEDLGGGSYDQLWGVMLAGRLGLSDHFGLALRGEYIGDPDTGSGLVTGTATIEVTPTENIIIRLDNRVDAVTDEGDGFQDPSTGDIDEAAFTTVLGVVVRSN; this is encoded by the coding sequence ATGAAGCTCACGAACCGATTGCTCAGCCTCGCCTTCACGTGTGGTGTCGCGCTCCCTGCGTACGCGCAGGAGGTCGACCTGGACACGCCGGCCGAGGAAGCAGAGCCCGCCATCACGACGGTGGCAGAGCTGGAGGCGGACGTGACGCCCGAGCCCGCGCCGGAGGCGACGCTCCCCGCGCCGACGGCCGCGATCGAGCAGGCCCCGGTCGCCGACGCGGCGGACGCCGAGCCCGTCCCCCCCGCCGCCGCGCCCGAGGAGCCGCCCGAGCCGGCCGCCGAGGCGACCCCGCCCGCGCCCGAGGCCGCGTGGACCGACGACCTCTCCCTCTCGCTCTTCGCCGACGGCTACGCGCAGGCCATCTGGACCGCGAACGATCCGTTCGGCGGTGACCGCGGCATGATGCTCTCGCACCGCCCCTTCACGCACGTGGGCGGGCTGACGCTCTCGTTCCTCGGCCTCGACGTCGCGTATGAGGACGGCCCCATCGGCGCGACCGTGAACCTCCGCTTCGGCACCTCGACGCCGCGCCTGCTCGGGCCCACCAGCGGCCTGCCGGACGGCATGCAGTTCGTGAAGCAGGCCTTCGTCTCCTGGCGTCCGGTGGACCGCTTCCAGATCGACTTCGGCCAGTTCGACACCATCTACGGCGCCGAGGTGTCGGAGAGCTGGCAGAACCCGACGTACAGTCGAGGTGCGCTCTACAACCTCGTCCAGCCTTTCTATCACACGGGCTTCCGCGTCTCGTACGCGCCGACCGAGTCCGTCACCCTCACCGGGCTCGCGGTCAACGGCTGGAACAACGTCATCGACAACAACGATATGAAGAGCTTCGGCGCGCAGCTCAGCTACTCCGAGGGCGCGCTCACCGTCAGCGCCGGCTACCTCGGCGGCCCGGAGGGTGATGGCGAGAACGAGCTGTGGCGCCACTTCGGCGACGTCGTCGTCGGCCTCGACCTCGGGGCGCTCACGATCAGCGCCAACGCGGACTACAGCGCCGAGGACCTCGGCGGCGGCAGCTACGATCAGCTCTGGGGCGTCATGCTGGCCGGCCGCCTGGGCCTCTCGGATCACTTCGGCCTGGCGCTGCGCGGCGAGTACATCGGCGACCCGGACACCGGCAGCGGCCTCGTCACCGGCACCGCCACCATCGAGGTCACGCCCACCGAGAACATCATCATCCGCCTCGACAACCGCGTCGACGCCGTGACCGACGAAGGCGACGGCTTCCAGGACCCGTCCACCGGCGACATCGACGAGGCCGCGTTCACAACCGTTCTGGGCGTCGTCGTCCGCTCGAACTGA
- the mgtE gene encoding magnesium transporter, producing the protein MRLATLLGPDLKDALQTDPAALHEALEEFHPEDIAEIVEDIELDDAVSLFRALPDDWGADVLERLPFEVQTGIIGKLSVEEAAGVLSEMSPDDLVDVVQELREEQQELVTELLVHFEEHEPEVAEEVRELSAYAEDVAGGLMTPDYVALPPETKCWEAIEEVRRLSRAEEVETIYYIYVIYGQVLVGVVSLRDLILGDPGETLSDVMAENVVTVRDSDDQEEVASAIAKYDFNAIPVVDEHGNMLGVVTVDDVVDVVIEEATEDAHMMGAVDPIDDTYFETNLFGLFRSRVTWLSLLFVGGFLTTTVMESFQQQLSTMLTLALFVPLIISSGGNAGSQSASLIIRALAVGDVEPSDWGRVFGRELVVSVALGLVLGFLGFARAYFAADGGQDPVTLGLAVSLSTVGVVLVGSLVGSLLPLAIQRIGLDPAVSSTPFIASLVDVVGLLIYLSAGAAILGMA; encoded by the coding sequence ATGCGGCTCGCGACTCTTCTCGGCCCGGACCTCAAGGACGCGCTCCAGACGGATCCGGCGGCGCTCCACGAAGCTCTCGAGGAATTCCACCCCGAGGACATCGCGGAGATCGTCGAGGACATCGAGCTCGACGACGCGGTGTCCCTCTTCCGCGCGCTCCCCGACGACTGGGGCGCCGACGTGCTCGAGCGCCTGCCCTTCGAGGTGCAGACCGGCATCATCGGCAAGCTCTCGGTCGAGGAGGCGGCCGGCGTCCTGAGCGAGATGTCCCCCGACGATCTCGTCGACGTCGTGCAGGAGCTGAGGGAAGAGCAGCAGGAGCTCGTCACGGAGCTGCTCGTCCACTTCGAGGAGCACGAGCCCGAGGTCGCCGAAGAGGTCCGCGAGCTGAGCGCGTACGCGGAGGACGTCGCCGGCGGTCTGATGACGCCGGACTACGTCGCCCTGCCGCCGGAGACGAAGTGCTGGGAGGCCATCGAGGAGGTCCGCAGGCTCAGCCGCGCCGAAGAGGTCGAGACCATCTACTACATCTACGTCATCTACGGGCAGGTCCTGGTCGGCGTGGTCTCGCTGCGCGATCTCATCCTCGGCGACCCCGGCGAGACGCTCTCCGACGTGATGGCGGAGAACGTCGTCACGGTGCGCGACTCCGACGACCAGGAGGAGGTGGCGAGCGCGATCGCGAAGTACGACTTCAACGCCATCCCGGTCGTCGACGAGCACGGCAACATGCTCGGCGTGGTCACCGTCGACGACGTGGTCGACGTCGTGATCGAAGAGGCCACCGAAGACGCGCACATGATGGGCGCCGTCGATCCGATCGACGACACCTACTTCGAGACGAACCTGTTCGGGCTGTTCCGCTCGCGGGTCACCTGGCTCAGCCTGCTCTTCGTCGGCGGCTTCTTGACCACCACGGTCATGGAGAGCTTCCAGCAGCAGCTGAGCACCATGCTCACGCTCGCGCTCTTCGTGCCGCTGATCATCTCGTCCGGCGGCAACGCCGGCTCGCAGTCCGCCTCCTTGATCATCCGGGCCCTCGCGGTCGGCGACGTCGAGCCGTCCGACTGGGGGCGCGTGTTCGGGCGGGAGCTCGTCGTCAGCGTGGCGCTCGGCCTCGTGCTGGGCTTCCTCGGCTTCGCGCGCGCCTACTTCGCGGCCGACGGCGGACAGGACCCGGTCACGCTCGGGCTCGCGGTCAGCCTCTCCACCGTCGGCGTGGTGCTCGTGGGCAGCCTGGTCGGCTCGCTCCTGCCCCTCGCGATCCAGCGCATCGGCCTCGACCCCGCGGTCAGCTCCACGCCCTTCATCGCGTCTCTCGTGGACGTGGTGGGCTTGTTGATCTACCTGTCGGCGGGCGCCGCCATCCTGGGCATGGCCTGA
- a CDS encoding aldo/keto reductase, with protein sequence MNTRSLGRTDLRLSEIALGTWGLASGAYGPVTPERVDETLKAAIDAGVTTFDVSPVWGEAEARVGAAIEDAKIDAVVITRAGARLVDGELQQSFETDALIADCEASLERLGREQIDLWLLHNPGDVTLRRETFQEAVAQLEEEGKIRAWGVSVGDAEEARLAIAAGAQAICLTYNLLRPGALDDLTTELATNGCGVLARSPLMYGMLGGQWHESRVFSEDDHRKRRWSSEAFLERLRHVAAMRFLVGDDHPDLATAALRFVLAQPQVSTALVGARAPRQIRSAVEAATGSPWIGDEDAVRLAKIRSQLGI encoded by the coding sequence ATGAACACACGCAGCCTCGGACGCACGGACCTCCGCCTCAGCGAGATCGCCCTCGGCACGTGGGGCCTCGCCTCTGGCGCCTACGGCCCCGTCACGCCGGAGCGCGTCGACGAGACCCTGAAGGCGGCCATCGACGCGGGGGTGACCACCTTCGACGTCTCGCCCGTGTGGGGCGAAGCGGAGGCGCGGGTGGGCGCGGCGATCGAGGACGCGAAGATCGACGCGGTGGTGATCACGCGCGCCGGCGCGCGCCTCGTCGACGGCGAGCTCCAGCAGAGCTTCGAGACCGACGCGTTGATCGCGGACTGCGAGGCCTCGCTCGAGCGGCTCGGTCGCGAGCAGATCGATCTCTGGCTCCTCCACAACCCCGGGGACGTGACGCTCCGGCGCGAGACCTTCCAGGAGGCGGTGGCGCAGCTCGAGGAGGAGGGGAAGATCCGCGCTTGGGGGGTCAGCGTGGGCGACGCCGAGGAGGCGCGCCTCGCCATCGCCGCCGGCGCCCAGGCCATCTGTCTGACCTACAACCTGCTCCGGCCCGGCGCGCTCGATGACCTCACGACGGAGCTCGCCACCAACGGCTGCGGCGTGCTGGCGCGCTCGCCCTTGATGTACGGGATGCTCGGCGGGCAGTGGCACGAGTCGCGCGTCTTCTCCGAGGACGATCACCGCAAGCGGCGCTGGTCGAGCGAGGCGTTCCTCGAGCGGCTGCGGCACGTGGCCGCGATGCGCTTCCTGGTCGGCGACGACCATCCGGACCTCGCCACCGCGGCGCTGCGCTTCGTGCTCGCCCAGCCGCAGGTGAGCACCGCGCTCGTCGGCGCGCGCGCGCCCCGCCAGATCCGCAGCGCGGTCGAGGCCGCCACCGGGTCGCCCTGGATCGGCGACGAGGACGCCGTCCGGCTCGCGAAGATCCGCAGCCAGCTCGGCATCTGA